Within Metabacillus sp. KUDC1714, the genomic segment TTTTTTCTTCTTACGCACATCTTTAGAATCAAAGACCTGATTTAAATCATATTCCTCTGGATACAATTCTTCAGCGTCAATAAATGGTTTTACCCGTTTATGATTTAATGTCATTTTTTGTCCCTTTACTAATAACTCCATTTCTCCCATCGAATTAGGAGTTGAGACAACAATTCCTTTTGTTTGAAGTTGTGAAATCCAAACAGCATCACCGATTTGATACGTAATCATTGATAGATTGTCTTTTTGTATTGCCTTTTTCTTTTGTCTTTTTTGATTATCCCTTTTAAAGGTAGCTGGTGTAATGTTGCGTTCCTCTTTAGGCTGATCATAGGAAATTTCCTTCGCTCTGTTAATGATTGATGCGGGCATTCCTAGCTTTTGTGCAATTGAAAATGCCTGACTTTCTCCACCTTTTCCAACTATAAGTTTATAAAGTGGTTGAAGTGTTTCAATATCAAAGTCCATTGATCCATTTTGAAAACCGTTCGCTTTTTCTGCAAATTCCTTAATCTCACTGTAATGGGTAGTAGCAATTATCATCGCCCCTGAGTTATATAATGCTTCTAAAATAGCAATAGCTAACCCCATTCCTTCCCTTGGATCTGTACCTGAACCAATTTCGTCAAGAATAATTAATGTATCTTCTCGAGACTTTTGAAGAATATCAATTACATTTCGAATATGTGAAGAAAACGTACTTAGTGAGTGCTCAATGCTTTGATGATCACCAATATCTACAAAAATATTCTTTACAATACAAAAGCTACTAGTACGATCTGCAGGAATATGAAGTCCTGCTTGAACCATCATCGACAATAAACCAACAGTTTTAATTGTAACCGTTTTACCTCCTGTATTCGGTCCAGTAATGACCAATGCCATATACTCATTCCCTAATGACATTGTTAATGGGATAGCATCCCTTCCTAATAAAGGATGTCTGGCATTTAAGATCTGAAAGCCTTCATCCTGTTGTAGTTGAACTTCATTTCCATGCATGAATTTACTTAATTTTGCTTTAGCAAAGATAAAATCATAGGATATCATTCCTTCAATATTAATAAGCAGTTCTTGTTTATACGTTGCCGTTAGATCAGTTAATTGTCCAAGAATTTTCTGAACCTCGAGTTCTTCCTCAACCTTCAAAAATAAAAGTTCATCCTGCAGCTTATTAAGATCCTTCGGCTCCATATATACGGTTTGCCCGCTCGAAGATTGATCGACGATTGTCCCTGAAAATTTTCGCTTATATTCATTTTTCACAGGGACAACATATCTTCCATTTCTCACACTTACTACTTGTTCTTGTAGATAACTAGAAGCGGTTTTCATAATTTGAGCTAGCTTGGCTTTGATCTTTTCTTCTATTGAAACAATCTTGTTTCTTGTTTTCGCTAATGACCTGCTCGCATAATCAACCACTTGATTATTGCGAATGCAACGTGAGATTTCATCTGCTATTTCTGATAATTCGTAAAGTGAATAGGCATACGAGCTAATCGTTGGTGCATGATAATCTTGCTTCATCATAAACCGTTTGATTTTTTTAACACTATCTAAAAACGTAGCTAGAAAACCGAATTGCTCTGGTGTGAGTAAATACCCTTTATCCACTAAAGCAATGATTTGTTCTACGCCATGAAGCGAGTTGACAGGAATACTTGAAGACTTTTCAATGATTGTACATGCCTCTGTCGTTTCATTAAGCCATCTTCTTATTTTTTTCTCATCATGAATTGGTAAGAGCTCTATCGCTCTTTTCTTTGCTGCATCACTCATTGCGAAATCACATAGTAAAGCTAATACTTTATCAAATTCTAAACTTTCGATTTTGGTCTTGTTCAATGTTTGAACCTCCATTTGTATTTATTGACATAAAAAAAAAGGCGATGAACATGGTTGTTCATCACCTTTTAAAACCTCTATCTATTAAGCAGACCATGCCTAATAAACATATTTGCCCATTAGAAAAACTCGCCTTAAAAATCGCAAAAGCCTAAGTTTTCCTTCTGCTATCATCTTTAAAGAATAATTTGATAGCATAAAAAAACGTGCTTAAACAAAAGCACGGATTAATACGGGCACTATGCAAAGAGATCGCAAATTGTGTACGATAACCGTTTTGTTCTTAACCTTCTACAGAAACATACTCAAATAAACCTTTAAAATCATAAAAGTTTTTCAAAGCTTAGTCATGTAGATGAAGTATTTACTTCGATTAGTTAAGAACAGAAACCCTCACAAAAAACATCTCCTAAAATATTGTTACCTATAAAATAACAGAACTCATGATTAACTGTCAATATAAGGATAATCATTTGAAGCCCATTTTTAGCTATTTCGGATCTCTTCAATGCTTTTTCCACCTAAAAAGGCATGACCAGTTTTCAAATTTGCGATTGTTTCAAAACCTGATTTCTTATAAACCTTCTCAACTCTTTCACTTATCGGCATCACCCAAAATCGTTCTACATGTTTCTTTTCTACTTCCTCTTGAATATGATGAATGAGCTGTCCAATCAATCCCTTACCTCGGTACTCTTCCAGTGTAGCTACACTTTCTAGTCTAGCATCCTGTTCATACTGGAATATACATGCGGTTGAACAAGGGACACCATCATATTTTAATAAATAGTGAGTATAGGCCTCTTGTGAAAATTCCTCTTCAAAAGCTTTTTCCCTAATTGACCCGCCTAGTTCTTGAATTTGACATTCGATATTTATAGCATCTAGTTTATTTTCACTTGTTACTTTTTCAATTGTTACATTTGGGTCCTTCACGAAATCGACCTTTGTTTTCCAAAGTTGAACCGGACAATCAAACTCTTCAAACCCGAATCCTTTTTGTTTCAGAGCACTAATAAAACCTGTATGCCCTTCGTAGTTGGAAAGATAAAATCTTGGAATTAATTGTTGAGCCTGATAAAAAGAAATAACCTCATCAATGATCTTTTCATAATCACCAACGTAGGAAGAAATATGTGCATGGTTTGCATCATAATAGTTTGGTTGATTTTTATTATAAAAAAGATAGCCCCAGCTTGTTTCTATTTTTGTTGAAAACGAAGAAACATACGCAATATCTAACGCTTCAATATATTTTTCGATCATCGTGTCTTCTCCCCAAGGTTTATATTATTGATTTGTTATTCTTATCATAGCAGTTATGCATATCAATCTACCACCTGTTTTTTGATCATGTCATGAGTGGACAATGATTCAGAAAT encodes:
- a CDS encoding GNAT family N-acetyltransferase; translation: MIEKYIEALDIAYVSSFSTKIETSWGYLFYNKNQPNYYDANHAHISSYVGDYEKIIDEVISFYQAQQLIPRFYLSNYEGHTGFISALKQKGFGFEEFDCPVQLWKTKVDFVKDPNVTIEKVTSENKLDAINIECQIQELGGSIREKAFEEEFSQEAYTHYLLKYDGVPCSTACIFQYEQDARLESVATLEEYRGKGLIGQLIHHIQEEVEKKHVERFWVMPISERVEKVYKKSGFETIANLKTGHAFLGGKSIEEIRNS
- a CDS encoding endonuclease MutS2, which gives rise to MNKTKIESLEFDKVLALLCDFAMSDAAKKRAIELLPIHDEKKIRRWLNETTEACTIIEKSSSIPVNSLHGVEQIIALVDKGYLLTPEQFGFLATFLDSVKKIKRFMMKQDYHAPTISSYAYSLYELSEIADEISRCIRNNQVVDYASRSLAKTRNKIVSIEEKIKAKLAQIMKTASSYLQEQVVSVRNGRYVVPVKNEYKRKFSGTIVDQSSSGQTVYMEPKDLNKLQDELLFLKVEEELEVQKILGQLTDLTATYKQELLINIEGMISYDFIFAKAKLSKFMHGNEVQLQQDEGFQILNARHPLLGRDAIPLTMSLGNEYMALVITGPNTGGKTVTIKTVGLLSMMVQAGLHIPADRTSSFCIVKNIFVDIGDHQSIEHSLSTFSSHIRNVIDILQKSREDTLIILDEIGSGTDPREGMGLAIAILEALYNSGAMIIATTHYSEIKEFAEKANGFQNGSMDFDIETLQPLYKLIVGKGGESQAFSIAQKLGMPASIINRAKEISYDQPKEERNITPATFKRDNQKRQKKKAIQKDNLSMITYQIGDAVWISQLQTKGIVVSTPNSMGEMELLVKGQKMTLNHKRVKPFIDAEELYPEEYDLNQVFDSKDVRKKKKMMDRKHVEGLTIDHIEE